One region of Wyeomyia smithii strain HCP4-BCI-WySm-NY-G18 chromosome 3, ASM2978416v1, whole genome shotgun sequence genomic DNA includes:
- the LOC129731227 gene encoding glucose-fructose oxidoreductase domain-containing protein 1 — protein sequence MLPGIGMFGTGEITKVLVPILRDKGFCIAAIWGRTLKEAEEAALELQIPFYTGKVDDVLLRKDVDLVFITCPPYLHSQISVKALGIGKHVVCDKPMSLFQADALKMVRACQYYPSLISIVNHSLRFLPAIGHMKKAIQEGYLGPPEQLSLIDVKVRMCSLFHNKFDWLCDETMGGGALNLVGSHVIDLVKFLTERKAVKVHGAVRTYVKHIGQINGIRQITAPDFCTFQMELENGTLVTVNINCHISNNAFQQEVAVYGGEGHLTVRGGDLVGHRAGGEPVTIKEEMLYVDVQDLQFATSETTLPRPYVKGLCKMVGALRDAFHPTKEATGWIKEPVQAAATFEDGLYVQAVLDAIRKSSEERCWAKVQICTESPTNQKFLSAARMTSASALH from the exons ATGCTGCCAGGCATAGGAATGTTTGGTACTGGTGAAATCACCAAAGTACTGGTTCCGATTCTCCGTGATAAAGGATTCTGCATTGCTGCTATCTGGGGACGTACGTTGAAAGAAGCAGAGGAAGCTGCTCTAGAGCTTCAGATTCCCTTCTATACTGGTAAAGTGGACGATGTCCTGCTGCGCAAGGATGTTGATCTGGTATTCATCACTTGTCCCCCTTACTTGCATTCGCAAATCTCGGTGAAAGCACTTGGAATCGGTAAACACGTCGTCTGTGATAAACCGATGAGTTTGTTCCAAGCGGATGCATTGAAGATGGTCCGCGCCTGCCAGTATTATCCATCGCTGATTTCCATTGTGAATCATTCTTTGCGATTCTTGCCAGCCATAGGGCACATGAAGAAAGCTATCCAGGAGGGCTATCTTGGTCCTCCGGAACAACTGTCGTTAATTGATGTTAAG GTTAGAATGTGTTCTCTTTTCCACAACAAATTTGACTGGTTGTGTGATGAAACGATGGGTGGAGGCGCTTTGAATCTGGTCGGCAGCCATGTGATTGACCTGGTTAAATTTCTAACAGAGCGGAAGGCAGTAAAAGTGCATGGAGCGGTTCGAACATACGTCAAACACATAGGCCAGATTAATGGGATTCGACAGATCACAGCACCAGATTTTTGCACTTTCCAGATGGAGTTAGAAAACGGTACACTAGTGACAGTCAATATTAATTGTCACATTTCGAACAATGCCTTCCAGCAGGAGGTAGCTGTCTACGGTGGCGAAGGTCATCTCACGGTTCGCGGAGGTGATCTGGTAGGACATAGAGCTGGGGGAGAACCCGTAACCATCAAGGAAGAAATGTTGTACGTTGATGTGCAGGATTTACAGTTCGCAACATCGGAAACTACATTGCCTCGACCGTACGTAAAGGGACTTTGTAAAATGGTCGGTGCCCTGCGGGACGCTTTTCATCCTACCAAAGAAGCAACAGGATGGATAAAGGAACCAGTTCAGGCTGCTGCCACATTCGAGGATGGCCTCTATGTACAGGCGGTACTGGACGCCATCCGAAAGTCCAGCGAGGAGCGTTGTTGGGCCAAGGTACAAATCTGCACGGAATCACCTACCAATCAAAAATTCTTATCAGCGGCTAGAATGACATCTGCTTCTGCCCTGCATTGA